The proteins below come from a single Bacteroidota bacterium genomic window:
- a CDS encoding type II toxin-antitoxin system RelE/ParE family toxin has product MEQHRQLLYYKHYFHEFFEKQTEKVKAKIDQVLFVVTVAERIPKKFFDHMTGTDGLFEIRIELGSNIFRIFCCFDEGNIIILFNGFQKKTQKTPQSEIERALKIKKEYFEEKIKTKRYENKGKSK; this is encoded by the coding sequence ATGGAACAACACAGACAATTGCTTTATTATAAGCACTATTTTCATGAGTTTTTCGAAAAGCAAACTGAAAAAGTTAAAGCCAAAATAGATCAAGTGTTGTTTGTTGTTACTGTGGCTGAAAGAATTCCTAAAAAATTCTTCGACCACATGACCGGAACTGATGGACTTTTTGAAATTCGAATTGAACTTGGTAGCAACATTTTCAGAATATTTTGCTGTTTTGATGAAGGCAATATTATCATACTTTTTAATGGCTTTCAAAAGAAAACACAAAAAACTCCGCAATCTGAAATTGAGCGAGCACTGAAAATAAAAAAAGAGTATTTCGAAGAAAAAATTAAAACAAAACGCTATGAAAACAAAGGAAAAAGCAAATAA
- a CDS encoding helix-turn-helix transcriptional regulator has translation MKTKEKANKNLTTFEEHLTSQYGKIGSKKRTEFEIKAKAFAIGEIIKEERRISHMTQEQLAEKTGTKKSFISRIENGHSDIQLSTLYRLLEIGLGRTVSLMIR, from the coding sequence ATGAAAACAAAGGAAAAAGCAAATAAAAACCTTACGACTTTTGAGGAGCATCTAACTAGTCAATATGGTAAAATTGGTTCTAAAAAAAGAACTGAATTTGAAATTAAAGCAAAAGCCTTTGCTATAGGCGAAATTATTAAAGAAGAGCGCAGGATCTCACATATGACACAGGAGCAATTAGCTGAAAAAACTGGTACCAAAAAAAGTTTTATCTCTAGAATTGAAAATGGACATAGTGATATTCAATTATCTACTCTTTACAGACTTTTGGAAATCGGCCTAGGAAGGACTGTATCGCTAATGATAAGATAA